The following proteins come from a genomic window of Anguilla rostrata isolate EN2019 chromosome 17, ASM1855537v3, whole genome shotgun sequence:
- the desi1a gene encoding desumoylating isopeptidase 1a encodes MDHTIFTVKLYIYDLSKGMARQLSPIMLGKQLDGIWHTSIVVYGEEFFFGGVGISSCQPGGTVLGEPNTVIELGSTEVTEEIFMDYLSSLGETTYRGDRYRLFEHNCNTFSNEVALFLTGRKIPSYITDLPSEVLSTPFGQVLRPILDSIHIAPPGGNVIGGHHGQR; translated from the exons ATGGATCACACAATTTTCACCGTCAAACTCTACATTTATGACCTTTCTAAAGGAATGGCTCGTCAGCTGAGTCCGATAATGCTAG GGAAACAACTTGATGGAATTTG GCACACTTCCATTGTCGTCTATGGGGAGGAGTTTTTCTTTGGAGGAGTGGGCATTTCAAGCTGTCAGCCA GGTGGGACTGTGCTGGGTGAACCCAACACTGTCATAGAGCTAGGCAGCACAGAGGTGACTGAGGAGATCTTCATGGACTACCTGTCTTCCTTGGGGGAGACCAcgtacag AGGGGACAGGTACCGGCTGTTTGAGCACAACTGCAACACGTTCAGTAACGAGGTGGCCCTGTTTCTGACGGGACGGAAGATACCCTCCTACATCACTGACCTGCCGTCCGAGGTGCTCTCCAC ACCCTTTGGGCAGGTTCTCCGCCCCATCCTGGACTCCATCCACATCGCTCCTCCCGGGGGGAACGTCATCGGCGGACACCACGGCCAGAGATAG